A part of Deinococcota bacterium genomic DNA contains:
- a CDS encoding oligoendopeptidase F, translating to MARGQMARGQMARGQVARRRDIPEAQRWNEASVFASPQDWERAFGEVGEALSSLARFKGRLGEGPERLADWLEASQDFAGELGKVFVYASMQYSCDTSDSAASARFERARSLYARAAAATAFAEPELLEIGFETLRAWLDEPRLAPYAHYLERLEAR from the coding sequence ATGGCGAGGGGGCAGATGGCGAGGGGGCAGATGGCGAGGGGGCAGGTGGCGAGGCGCCGGGACATCCCCGAGGCGCAGCGCTGGAACGAAGCGAGCGTCTTTGCAAGCCCGCAGGATTGGGAGCGGGCCTTTGGCGAGGTCGGCGAGGCGCTCTCTAGCCTGGCGCGCTTCAAGGGGCGGCTGGGCGAAGGCCCCGAGAGGCTCGCGGACTGGCTCGAGGCCTCGCAGGACTTCGCGGGCGAACTCGGCAAGGTCTTCGTCTACGCCAGCATGCAGTACAGCTGCGACACCAGCGACAGCGCGGCATCGGCCCGCTTTGAACGGGCCAGGAGTCTCTACGCCCGCGCCGCGGCCGCCACCGCCTTCGCCGAGCCGGAGCTGCTCGAGATCGGCTTTGAGACGCTCCGCGCCTGGCTGGATGAGCCCCGGCTGGCGCCCTACGCCCACTACCTCGAGCGCCTAGAAGCCCG